From Trueperella pecoris, a single genomic window includes:
- the uidA gene encoding beta-glucuronidase: MLRVRESRSRQVKSLNGRWDFKVDTHNVGFDEKWYAAPLDTERKMAVPGSYNDVFIDTATHDHVGYVWYQTTAFAPSFERLVLHFGSATHAAVVFVNGAEVVRHEGGYLPFEADISEHVQVGEEFTITVAVDNRLSWQTIPPGYVDQDCEGNDVQHYFHDFYNYAGIHRTVSLYTRPAVHIQDVTIVTDIDGADGVVAYDVVADGATEVKVRVVDSSGREVANAEGASGKVRVPDADFWAPGHGALYTLEVTADEDVYPQRFGIRTVSIEDGVFKINGEPFYFRGYGRHEDNIIRGKQHDDVSMINDFDIMRWQGANSFRTSHYPYAEDVMDYADEQGWVVIDETPAVGLNTGLSGGVFQSKSFTTFSEDTVNGETQRAHAREIRDLIARDKNHPSVVIWSIANEPETNTDASRAYFEPLVEVARAADSTRPVGYVNVMLSPPHLERITDLFDVIMLNRYYGWYVNTGKINDAEAALRAEIDGWLERFPGKPIIFTEYGPDTLNGNKDFFARPWSEEYQAENIAMFHRVFDDYPQIQGEQMWNFADFQTTPGIMRVGGNKKGMFTRDRQPKLNAYKVRERWLRLKEEQGR, from the coding sequence ATGTTACGTGTGCGAGAATCTCGTTCCCGTCAGGTGAAGTCCCTCAATGGCCGGTGGGATTTCAAGGTAGATACTCATAACGTCGGGTTTGATGAGAAATGGTACGCCGCGCCGCTGGATACAGAACGCAAGATGGCAGTGCCGGGATCGTATAACGACGTCTTCATCGACACCGCTACCCACGATCATGTGGGCTACGTCTGGTACCAGACCACCGCCTTCGCGCCGAGCTTCGAGCGCCTCGTGTTGCATTTCGGGTCTGCCACTCATGCGGCTGTCGTCTTCGTCAACGGCGCCGAGGTTGTGCGCCACGAGGGCGGCTACCTCCCCTTTGAAGCCGACATCAGCGAACACGTGCAGGTCGGTGAAGAGTTCACGATCACCGTGGCTGTCGACAACCGCCTGAGCTGGCAGACGATTCCTCCGGGGTACGTTGACCAGGACTGTGAGGGCAACGACGTCCAGCATTACTTCCACGACTTCTACAACTATGCCGGTATTCACCGCACAGTCTCGCTCTACACTCGCCCTGCTGTGCACATCCAGGACGTCACGATTGTCACGGATATCGACGGTGCGGACGGTGTTGTTGCTTACGACGTCGTCGCCGACGGTGCCACCGAGGTGAAGGTTCGGGTTGTGGATTCCTCGGGGCGCGAGGTTGCCAATGCCGAGGGGGCGTCCGGAAAAGTTCGCGTACCCGACGCCGACTTCTGGGCACCCGGCCACGGGGCACTCTACACGCTGGAGGTCACGGCGGACGAGGACGTTTACCCGCAGCGATTCGGCATCCGGACTGTCTCTATCGAGGACGGCGTGTTCAAGATCAACGGCGAGCCCTTCTATTTCCGCGGGTATGGCCGCCACGAGGACAACATTATCCGTGGCAAGCAGCACGACGACGTGTCGATGATCAACGATTTCGACATCATGCGGTGGCAGGGGGCAAACTCCTTCCGAACCTCGCATTACCCGTACGCCGAGGACGTCATGGACTACGCCGACGAGCAGGGCTGGGTTGTCATCGACGAGACGCCGGCGGTGGGGCTGAATACCGGCCTGTCGGGAGGTGTCTTCCAGTCGAAGAGCTTCACGACCTTTTCAGAAGACACCGTCAACGGCGAGACCCAGCGTGCGCACGCGCGCGAGATTCGCGATCTGATTGCACGCGATAAGAATCACCCCTCCGTCGTCATCTGGTCCATCGCGAACGAGCCCGAGACGAACACGGACGCCTCACGGGCCTACTTCGAGCCGCTTGTCGAGGTGGCGCGAGCGGCGGATTCGACCCGCCCTGTCGGATACGTCAACGTCATGCTCTCCCCGCCGCACCTCGAGCGCATCACCGATCTCTTCGATGTCATCATGCTCAATCGCTACTACGGCTGGTATGTCAATACCGGAAAGATCAACGACGCCGAAGCGGCGCTGCGAGCCGAGATCGACGGATGGCTCGAGCGCTTCCCGGGCAAGCCGATCATCTTCACCGAGTATGGTCCCGATACGCTCAATGGCAACAAGGACTTCTTCGCCCGTCCATGGTCGGAGGAATACCAGGCCGAAAATATTGCGATGTTCCACCGTGTGTTTGACGATTATCCGCAGATCCAGGGCGAACAGATGTGGAATTTCGCGGACTTCCAGACGACGCCAGGCATCATGCGTGTCGGCGGGAATAAGAAGGGCATGTTCACCCGCGATCGTCAGCCTAAGCTCAACGCATACAAGGTGCGTGAGCGTTGGCTGAGGCTGAAGGAGGAACAGGGGCGCTAG
- the rarD gene encoding EamA family transporter RarD, whose amino-acid sequence MGRGVVISLLSSVTFAALSFVAAQLSALSGAQVWALRIMLTVPGILILLAASGRWLWFSSEFRRVVDQPRKLLAYAFTVPMLASQMWLFGWAPQSGNTLALSMGYFLLPIVMVIAGRVIFKESLSPLTIVATCIASSAIVFEMVRAGGLGWVTAWVALGYPAYFVLRRIFETDGVGALTWEMALAMPLALAVAVRSAEADPLLSPRLGILLLMLGVLSVIGVVTYVMAAKLLPYAVFGLLSYVEPILVTCVAALIGERIMGAEWVTYIGIWLAVIVLAVDGVRSMAQRRSFALSAARPWRRWRQALGREGSRRR is encoded by the coding sequence GTGGGCCGGGGCGTCGTCATCTCGTTACTTTCGTCTGTGACGTTTGCGGCGCTGTCTTTTGTGGCCGCCCAGCTATCTGCACTGTCGGGGGCACAGGTATGGGCGTTGCGTATCATGCTGACCGTGCCGGGCATCCTCATCCTGCTTGCGGCGTCGGGGCGCTGGTTGTGGTTCTCGAGCGAATTTCGCCGAGTCGTCGATCAGCCGCGTAAACTTCTGGCCTACGCCTTCACGGTTCCGATGTTGGCTTCGCAAATGTGGCTGTTCGGTTGGGCCCCGCAGAGCGGCAATACGCTGGCCCTGTCCATGGGATACTTCCTGTTGCCGATCGTCATGGTGATAGCGGGGCGAGTCATTTTCAAGGAATCGCTCAGCCCCTTGACGATTGTCGCGACCTGCATTGCCAGCTCCGCCATTGTTTTCGAAATGGTGAGGGCGGGCGGCCTGGGGTGGGTGACGGCGTGGGTTGCGCTCGGGTATCCGGCCTACTTCGTCCTTCGCCGAATCTTCGAGACGGACGGGGTAGGAGCCTTGACGTGGGAGATGGCCTTAGCGATGCCGCTCGCGCTCGCGGTGGCGGTCAGGTCTGCCGAGGCCGACCCGCTCCTCTCCCCACGCCTCGGCATCCTTCTTCTGATGTTGGGCGTCCTGTCGGTCATCGGCGTCGTCACATACGTGATGGCCGCGAAGCTCTTGCCCTACGCCGTCTTCGGGCTACTGAGTTACGTAGAGCCGATTTTGGTCACCTGCGTTGCAGCCCTCATTGGCGAACGCATTATGGGTGCCGAGTGGGTGACGTATATCGGCATTTGGCTCGCTGTCATTGTGCTTGCCGTCGACGGCGTCCGTTCGATGGCCCAACGCCGCAGCTTTGCGTTGTCAGCGGCTCGGCCGTGGCGGCGTTGGCGCCAGGCGCTCGGGCGCGAGGGCTCGCGCCGACGGTAG
- a CDS encoding PLP-dependent aminotransferase family protein, with product MSSIPAQVVADIRGRLESGTLAPGDRLPSTRALAEQLGVSRGSIVTAYEQLAGEGILVAGSGGSRIHPALPIPAFPPRHTVTAVCPAPPLEMLRPGAALTEALTTSTWRAAWRAAAAEPHAYASPGSPRLRHLLAEHIRLARAMPLGPESIIITGGARDGLRAVLAALSASGVAPRLGVEDPGFPSLHTVPHAVGWEVETMPFDDDGPVPPPAVLPGHSAESSPVAARSPSAVLITPNHQFPYGTQMPAGRRRQWVEWRQSMPGALLIEDDYDSELRATHPALLALDPGGTVLLGSLAKILTPALGLGYLVVPERLRDAVAAHVTPVSGIGQDALAHFLEADGLRRHTARVRREYKYRRSVFESIFPEGNAMEGGLGATIELSPTAESDVLHRARNHGLAVESLAKYWSAAENSGIVVGLGTGSREKLTVALTTLRGLIPQPTRT from the coding sequence GTGTCATCCATCCCGGCCCAGGTGGTTGCCGATATCCGAGGGCGCCTCGAGTCGGGCACCCTCGCCCCCGGCGACCGCCTGCCCTCGACCCGCGCGCTCGCGGAACAGCTTGGCGTTTCGCGTGGCTCCATCGTCACGGCATACGAACAGCTGGCCGGCGAGGGCATCCTCGTCGCCGGCTCCGGCGGCAGCCGCATTCATCCGGCGTTGCCGATCCCCGCGTTTCCGCCTCGCCACACCGTCACCGCCGTTTGCCCAGCGCCACCTTTGGAGATGCTGCGCCCGGGGGCCGCGTTGACGGAGGCTTTGACGACGTCGACCTGGCGGGCCGCGTGGCGGGCCGCGGCAGCCGAGCCGCATGCCTACGCCAGCCCGGGCTCCCCCCGGCTTCGTCACCTGCTGGCCGAGCACATTCGCCTCGCGCGCGCGATGCCCCTTGGTCCTGAATCGATCATCATCACGGGCGGAGCCCGCGATGGCCTGAGGGCCGTCCTGGCGGCACTCTCGGCGTCGGGTGTCGCCCCGCGTCTCGGCGTTGAGGACCCGGGATTTCCCTCCCTGCATACCGTCCCCCATGCGGTGGGTTGGGAGGTTGAGACGATGCCATTCGACGACGATGGCCCCGTCCCGCCTCCGGCGGTGTTGCCGGGCCATTCCGCCGAGTCTTCCCCCGTGGCGGCACGCTCCCCCTCCGCCGTGCTCATCACACCCAATCACCAGTTCCCGTATGGCACGCAGATGCCGGCCGGCCGACGGCGACAATGGGTCGAATGGCGGCAGTCGATGCCGGGGGCACTCCTGATCGAGGACGATTATGACTCCGAGTTGCGCGCCACCCACCCGGCGCTCCTTGCCCTCGATCCGGGCGGGACCGTCCTGCTCGGTTCGCTGGCAAAGATCCTCACACCTGCGCTGGGGCTTGGCTACCTCGTTGTGCCTGAACGTCTGCGCGACGCCGTCGCAGCACACGTCACGCCCGTGTCTGGCATCGGCCAAGATGCCCTTGCACACTTCTTAGAGGCCGACGGGCTACGCCGCCACACGGCGCGCGTGCGCCGCGAATACAAGTATCGCCGGAGCGTGTTTGAGAGCATCTTTCCCGAGGGTAACGCGATGGAAGGAGGGCTCGGGGCTACCATTGAGCTCTCCCCCACAGCGGAGTCCGACGTCCTCCACCGCGCCCGCAACCACGGGCTCGCCGTCGAGTCCCTCGCCAAGTATTGGTCCGCGGCCGAAAACTCCGGAATCGTCGTCGGTTTGGGAACGGGCTCACGGGAGAAACTGACGGTGGCCCTCACCACCTTGCGAGGCCTCATCCCCCAACCAACGCGTACGTAA
- a CDS encoding substrate-binding domain-containing protein, with translation MIAFNDVMAAGFLRGIENRGLSVPGDVSIVGFDNSHTALITNPQLTSLSSGGELIGRKAAQSLIWQNNHRWVRERKSLVVPVEFAIRGSTGPAPMRHM, from the coding sequence GTGATCGCCTTCAACGACGTGATGGCGGCGGGCTTCCTGCGTGGAATCGAGAACCGTGGGTTATCCGTTCCAGGCGACGTATCGATCGTCGGCTTCGACAACTCCCATACCGCCCTCATCACCAACCCGCAGCTCACCTCACTGTCCTCCGGCGGTGAGCTCATCGGCCGCAAGGCCGCCCAGTCCCTCATCTGGCAGAACAACCACCGCTGGGTGCGCGAACGCAAGTCACTTGTTGTGCCCGTTGAATTCGCGATACGTGGCAGCACGGGACCGGCGCCGATGCGCCACATGTGA
- a CDS encoding peptidase U32 family protein: MTERFPGIRRRTRPEVLAPAGNLDTLKTAFDFGADAVYFGGQEFGMRSAPKNFTLSDIAEAVSYAHERGGRVFVTCNILPTSAEVTSMNEYMRELGQIGVDALIVTDIGVLMAAREVAPDTEIHVSTQAGVTNYQAANALAQLGATRVVLARELSLADIRELRAHTSPELEIEAFVHGSMCMAFSGRCLISQHTTGRDANHGDCAQSCRYKYHVVEERRPGQFIPVEITDQGTFLFNSNDMNTISHIDEILDAGVTSLKIEGRAKSAYYVAAMANAYKSAVNEYMVQRGFEGADGTALVPFHDQVHRPDVGARPATAVAFSPWLAEEPNKVTHRAYSTGFYYPDRPAGEEIHKGGYINEWLLAGIVTKYDAVEGRVYLHAKNKLAPGKNMEILFPGSAPVALTVPSEGLQDAEGNTVAEINHPAHEFSMPCAVPVPQGAMIRVHARLHHAG; this comes from the coding sequence GTGACTGAACGATTCCCTGGCATTCGCCGCCGCACGCGCCCGGAGGTGCTCGCACCCGCGGGCAACCTCGATACTCTCAAGACTGCCTTTGACTTCGGTGCCGACGCCGTTTACTTCGGCGGGCAGGAATTCGGTATGCGCTCCGCGCCGAAGAACTTTACGCTCAGTGACATTGCCGAGGCGGTCTCCTACGCCCACGAGCGCGGCGGCCGTGTGTTCGTCACCTGCAATATCCTGCCCACCTCCGCGGAGGTGACATCGATGAACGAATACATGCGCGAGTTGGGGCAGATCGGCGTCGATGCCCTCATCGTCACTGACATTGGGGTGCTCATGGCCGCGCGGGAGGTCGCGCCGGACACCGAGATCCACGTGTCCACCCAGGCCGGCGTCACCAACTACCAGGCAGCCAACGCGTTGGCGCAACTGGGCGCCACTAGGGTGGTGCTTGCCCGCGAGCTGAGCCTCGCTGACATCCGCGAGCTGCGCGCTCACACCTCGCCCGAGCTCGAAATCGAGGCCTTCGTGCACGGTTCCATGTGCATGGCCTTCTCCGGACGTTGCCTCATTTCGCAGCACACAACCGGCCGCGACGCCAACCATGGGGACTGCGCCCAGTCGTGCCGATACAAGTATCACGTTGTCGAGGAGCGCAGACCCGGGCAGTTCATCCCCGTGGAAATCACCGATCAGGGCACGTTCTTGTTCAACTCCAACGACATGAACACGATCAGCCACATCGACGAAATTCTTGACGCCGGCGTCACCTCCCTTAAGATCGAGGGCCGTGCCAAGAGCGCCTACTACGTTGCCGCCATGGCCAACGCCTACAAGAGCGCCGTCAACGAATACATGGTCCAACGCGGATTTGAGGGCGCTGACGGCACGGCGCTCGTACCTTTCCATGACCAGGTTCACCGTCCCGACGTCGGTGCCCGGCCAGCCACCGCTGTGGCGTTCTCGCCGTGGCTGGCTGAGGAGCCCAACAAGGTCACTCATCGGGCGTACTCGACCGGCTTCTACTACCCCGATCGCCCGGCGGGCGAAGAAATCCACAAGGGTGGCTACATCAACGAATGGCTGCTTGCAGGGATCGTCACGAAATACGACGCCGTCGAGGGCCGAGTCTACCTGCACGCTAAGAACAAGCTTGCACCGGGAAAGAACATGGAGATTCTCTTCCCGGGCTCAGCTCCCGTGGCGTTGACCGTCCCCAGTGAGGGACTTCAAGACGCCGAGGGGAACACGGTGGCTGAAATTAATCACCCTGCCCACGAGTTCTCGATGCCGTGCGCTGTCCCAGTTCCGCAGGGCGCGATGATCAGGGTGCATGCGCGCCTCCATCACGCCGGGTAG
- a CDS encoding AzlC family ABC transporter permease, with translation MSHEPTHSAIALGARDAIPVGLGYIPLGMGMGMTLTGAGLDWWWAPIFALVMYAGSMQYLVVPMIVAHEPLAGIALTTLLIQFRHVFYGISFPLDLVQSRLARLYSIHALTDEVYAVVASKPRSELTGERVIWTQVFSHATWVTGCTLGALVGLAVPIDGRILNFVLTSLFIVLMLEAYLANRARLDFALAAGIGVVALLLPASVYLPIALTVLTLALLVSSRFAYPTPDLFNMRRHRRDGMP, from the coding sequence ATGTCTCACGAACCAACGCACTCCGCCATTGCGCTGGGCGCACGTGATGCCATTCCCGTCGGCCTAGGCTACATCCCACTCGGAATGGGAATGGGCATGACGCTGACGGGCGCCGGCTTGGACTGGTGGTGGGCGCCGATCTTTGCACTGGTCATGTATGCCGGCTCAATGCAATACCTTGTCGTGCCGATGATTGTGGCGCATGAACCCCTAGCCGGCATCGCGCTCACAACGTTGCTGATTCAGTTCCGCCACGTCTTCTACGGGATCAGTTTTCCGCTTGACCTCGTTCAGAGTAGGCTCGCCAGGCTGTATTCAATCCATGCACTCACCGATGAGGTCTACGCCGTCGTCGCCTCCAAGCCACGCTCGGAGTTGACGGGGGAGAGAGTGATCTGGACGCAGGTGTTCTCTCACGCCACGTGGGTGACCGGATGCACACTAGGCGCGCTGGTGGGCCTCGCTGTCCCCATTGACGGCCGGATCCTTAATTTCGTCCTGACCTCGCTGTTTATCGTCCTGATGTTGGAGGCCTACCTTGCCAACCGTGCCCGCCTTGACTTCGCGTTAGCAGCAGGCATCGGCGTCGTTGCGCTGCTGCTGCCCGCCTCGGTCTACCTTCCGATCGCCTTGACGGTGTTGACACTCGCACTCCTCGTGTCCTCGCGGTTTGCGTACCCGACACCGGACCTGTTCAACATGAGGCGTCACCGAAGGGACGGCATGCCATGA
- the pdxT gene encoding pyridoxal 5'-phosphate synthase glutaminase subunit PdxT yields MLVGIFALQGGVAEHVDMVEQLGAHTRWVRKVEDFDGLDALILPGGESTTMNKLIDTFGLRERLARAVGEVPTLGTCAGLILLSQIGALDVDVKRNAFGPQVDSASMDLSWDGKAVRAAFIRAPKVTRVAPGVEVCSRLESGEIVGVRSGKTIGISFHPELTGDTTVHAELLDM; encoded by the coding sequence ATGCTGGTTGGCATCTTTGCCCTGCAGGGCGGGGTTGCCGAGCACGTTGACATGGTCGAGCAGCTCGGCGCCCACACCCGCTGGGTTCGCAAAGTGGAGGACTTTGACGGGCTAGATGCGCTCATCCTGCCCGGCGGTGAGTCGACCACGATGAACAAGCTCATCGACACCTTTGGTCTGCGTGAACGCCTTGCGCGCGCGGTTGGCGAAGTCCCCACGTTGGGCACGTGCGCTGGGCTCATTCTGCTCTCGCAAATCGGCGCGCTCGACGTCGACGTTAAGCGTAACGCTTTCGGCCCGCAGGTAGATTCGGCCTCAATGGATCTTAGCTGGGACGGCAAGGCCGTGCGGGCGGCGTTTATCCGTGCACCCAAGGTGACCCGAGTCGCGCCCGGTGTCGAGGTGTGCAGCCGCCTCGAGTCCGGCGAGATTGTAGGGGTTAGGTCCGGGAAGACGATTGGTATTTCGTTCCATCCCGAGCTCACTGGCGATACGACCGTACACGCCGAATTACTCGACATGTGA
- a CDS encoding LacI family DNA-binding transcriptional regulator: MTTGSSRRAGLRTTGADMPTHERHKTTIYDVAKLAGVSPSTVSRTFSSPARVSAATAARVQAAARDLGYKTSGSAYWEEADSTYVLGFVIAQFGNPVYTDILKGFQDAASENGYSVIVINSPGSPETEKATLTSVLPFIDGIAFPISQLNPAGIREFERTKPVVLVNRHANGHTCVVADIRQGLHRICEHLHNLGHERVVYLAGPPYSWTSPMRWRALQYECDKRGMHARQMSHLDPLFEGGMSYASEWTPPTEPQ; the protein is encoded by the coding sequence ATGACCACAGGCTCATCACGACGCGCGGGCCTGCGCACGACGGGAGCGGATATGCCTACACACGAGCGACATAAAACGACGATCTACGACGTCGCCAAACTCGCTGGGGTCTCCCCCTCCACCGTGTCACGCACCTTTTCTTCCCCGGCGCGCGTCAGCGCCGCTACCGCCGCGCGCGTCCAGGCAGCCGCCCGCGACCTCGGATACAAAACGAGCGGCTCAGCATACTGGGAAGAAGCGGACAGCACCTACGTGCTCGGATTCGTTATCGCGCAATTCGGCAACCCCGTTTACACCGATATCCTCAAGGGCTTCCAAGATGCCGCATCAGAAAACGGCTACAGCGTCATCGTCATCAACTCCCCCGGCTCACCGGAAACAGAAAAGGCGACTCTGACCTCCGTCCTTCCCTTCATCGACGGGATCGCCTTCCCCATTTCCCAGCTCAATCCCGCGGGGATACGGGAATTCGAACGGACGAAGCCCGTCGTCCTCGTCAACAGGCATGCGAACGGACACACGTGCGTCGTCGCAGACATTCGCCAGGGCCTCCATCGAATCTGTGAGCACCTTCACAACCTCGGCCATGAGCGTGTGGTCTACCTCGCCGGGCCTCCCTATTCGTGGACGAGCCCTATGCGCTGGCGAGCCTTGCAATACGAGTGCGATAAACGCGGCATGCACGCCCGCCAAATGAGCCACCTCGATCCGCTGTTCGAGGGCGGCATGTCCTACGCCTCAGAATGGACCCCACCCACGGAACCGCAGTGA
- a CDS encoding thiamine-binding protein, translated as MLLAFSIAPQTSDQPDGSVSEAVAAAVKIVNESGLPNETTSMFTTLEGEWDEVMAVVKACVEELEKRTPRISLVMKADIRPGYTGQITAKVERVNTLLGQ; from the coding sequence ATGCTCCTCGCATTCTCCATCGCACCGCAGACATCCGACCAGCCCGATGGCTCCGTCTCGGAGGCCGTGGCCGCCGCCGTCAAGATCGTCAACGAGTCTGGTCTGCCCAACGAGACCACGTCCATGTTCACGACGCTTGAGGGTGAGTGGGACGAGGTCATGGCCGTGGTCAAGGCGTGCGTGGAGGAACTTGAGAAGCGCACGCCCCGCATATCCCTCGTCATGAAGGCCGACATTCGCCCCGGATACACGGGCCAGATCACCGCCAAGGTCGAGCGAGTTAACACACTGCTTGGGCAGTGA
- a CDS encoding MFS transporter → MTATAQGITPQIRAKRPFGLRDKLGYMFGDFGNDFTFILQAMFFTLFYTNVAGVKPAHVATLLLVARIFDGFTDVGMGIIVDRLPVKDGGDRFKRWIKFIAIPVAVASALMYLSFISSFHSYTLKVVWMCATYFLWGSVCYTAINIPYGSMASVMSTDADDRAQLSVYRSTGATLAQLVITSVLPLVVFTTNAAGISVLNGPRMTTAAIVCSVLAVVCYAICYKLCEERVFTESISHAGVGVGKMLKDVFSNRALGGLILAALLLLVSSLFLGGILGYLMLNWFGNGKLQSPASLAALIPAAVILIFLAPWLSKRFGKAEVGAFAMGVGGAVLLAAWLIKTENFWLWVTFYAVAMFAISTFNYLIWAFITDVIDYQEVKTGIRNDATVYSVYSWARKLGQAAAGGLTGYALAWVGFDSAAASQGLAQTDAVKSAIYDLSTLVPGVGCLLVGLALVFLYPLKKKVVDENVEILSARRAADIVN, encoded by the coding sequence ATGACTGCAACTGCACAGGGAATCACACCCCAGATTCGCGCGAAGCGACCTTTTGGATTGAGGGACAAGCTCGGATACATGTTTGGCGATTTCGGAAACGACTTCACCTTTATCCTCCAAGCAATGTTCTTCACCCTCTTCTACACAAACGTGGCAGGCGTTAAGCCCGCCCACGTAGCCACGCTTTTGCTCGTGGCGAGGATCTTCGACGGATTTACCGACGTCGGCATGGGAATTATCGTTGACCGCCTGCCCGTCAAGGATGGCGGCGATCGCTTCAAGCGCTGGATCAAGTTCATCGCGATCCCCGTGGCCGTCGCCTCGGCCCTCATGTACCTCAGCTTCATCTCCTCATTCCATTCCTACACGCTGAAGGTTGTGTGGATGTGCGCCACCTACTTCCTGTGGGGCTCGGTGTGTTATACCGCGATTAACATTCCCTATGGCTCGATGGCCTCGGTCATGTCAACCGACGCCGATGATCGCGCTCAGCTCTCCGTCTACCGCTCCACCGGCGCCACCCTGGCTCAGCTCGTCATCACTTCCGTACTACCGCTGGTCGTCTTCACCACCAATGCAGCCGGCATCTCCGTCCTCAACGGCCCTCGCATGACCACCGCCGCCATCGTGTGCTCGGTCCTCGCCGTCGTGTGCTACGCCATCTGCTACAAGCTGTGCGAAGAACGCGTCTTCACCGAATCGATCTCCCACGCGGGCGTTGGCGTCGGCAAGATGCTCAAGGATGTCTTCTCCAACCGTGCCCTCGGCGGGCTCATCCTTGCCGCACTTCTCCTCCTGGTGTCCTCGCTCTTCCTCGGCGGAATCCTCGGATACCTCATGCTCAACTGGTTTGGCAACGGTAAGCTGCAATCGCCCGCCTCGCTCGCGGCTCTCATCCCCGCCGCCGTGATCCTCATCTTCCTCGCCCCATGGCTGTCCAAGCGCTTCGGCAAGGCCGAGGTCGGCGCGTTCGCCATGGGAGTCGGCGGAGCGGTGCTCCTGGCCGCCTGGCTCATCAAGACCGAAAACTTCTGGCTCTGGGTTACCTTCTATGCGGTGGCGATGTTCGCCATCTCCACCTTCAACTACCTCATCTGGGCATTCATCACCGACGTGATCGACTACCAAGAGGTCAAGACAGGCATACGCAACGATGCAACCGTCTACTCGGTTTACTCGTGGGCACGTAAGCTCGGCCAAGCTGCGGCCGGTGGCCTGACCGGATACGCGCTCGCCTGGGTCGGCTTCGACTCCGCCGCAGCCTCCCAGGGACTGGCACAGACCGACGCCGTCAAGTCGGCAATCTACGATCTTTCCACCCTCGTCCCCGGCGTCGGATGCCTCCTCGTCGGCCTCGCGCTCGTCTTCCTCTACCCGCTGAAGAAGAAGGTCGTCGACGAAAACGTAGAAATCCTCAGCGCCCGCCGCGCCGCCGATATCGTCAACTAG
- the pdxS gene encoding pyridoxal 5'-phosphate synthase lyase subunit PdxS, with amino-acid sequence MDIETGSPLVKRGLADMLKGGVIMDVVTAEQAKIAEEAGAVAVMALERVPADIRAQGGVARMSDPDLIDDIISAVSIPVMAKARIGHFVEAQVLEALKVDFIDESEVLSPADYVNHINKRDFTVPFVCGATNLGEALRRITEGAAMIRSKGEAGTGDVSEATKHIRTINKEIAALASLTDDELFVAAKELAAPYDLVREVTRTGKLPVVLFVAGGVATPADAAMMMQLGADGVFVGSGIFKSGNPAARAAAIVKATAYYNDPAVIAEVSRGLGEAMVGINVADLPAPHRLAERGW; translated from the coding sequence ATGGATATTGAAACTGGATCACCACTGGTCAAACGCGGACTCGCGGACATGCTCAAGGGCGGCGTCATCATGGACGTCGTCACCGCCGAACAGGCGAAGATCGCCGAGGAAGCCGGCGCGGTCGCCGTCATGGCCCTCGAGCGCGTGCCCGCAGACATCCGGGCGCAGGGCGGCGTGGCGCGGATGTCGGACCCGGATCTTATCGATGACATCATCTCTGCGGTCTCCATCCCCGTCATGGCCAAAGCCCGCATCGGCCACTTCGTCGAAGCCCAGGTGCTTGAAGCCCTCAAGGTCGACTTCATCGACGAGTCCGAAGTGCTCTCGCCCGCCGACTACGTCAACCACATCAACAAGCGTGACTTCACCGTGCCTTTCGTCTGCGGCGCGACCAACCTCGGGGAGGCACTGCGGCGCATCACCGAAGGTGCGGCCATGATCCGCTCCAAGGGCGAGGCAGGCACCGGCGACGTCTCGGAGGCCACCAAGCACATTCGGACGATCAACAAGGAGATCGCGGCGCTCGCGAGCCTGACCGACGACGAACTGTTCGTTGCCGCGAAGGAACTGGCCGCGCCTTACGACCTCGTTCGTGAAGTGACCCGCACTGGAAAGCTTCCCGTGGTCCTCTTCGTCGCGGGCGGTGTTGCCACCCCGGCCGACGCCGCCATGATGATGCAGCTCGGTGCGGATGGCGTCTTCGTCGGATCAGGCATTTTCAAGTCCGGCAATCCGGCCGCCCGCGCTGCCGCGATTGTCAAGGCCACCGCCTACTACAACGACCCGGCGGTGATCGCCGAGGTCTCGCGAGGACTGGGCGAAGCGATGGTGGGCATCAATGTGGCAGACCTTCCCGCACCACATCGCCTCGCCGAGCGTGGCTGGTAA